In Oncorhynchus kisutch isolate 150728-3 linkage group LG7, Okis_V2, whole genome shotgun sequence, one DNA window encodes the following:
- the LOC109894268 gene encoding pre-mRNA-splicing regulator WTAP — protein MTEEPLPKKVRLSEGDLKTLTREELCERWKQEDAYVQILETKYSELNSNDVMGLRESEEKLKQQQQEAARRENILVMRLATKEQEMQECTTQIQYLKQAQQPNVAQLRSTMVDPAVYLFFLKMKSELEENKDKLEQAQNELSAWKFTPDSQTGKKLMAKCRMLIQENQELGRQISQGRIAQLEAELALQKKYSEELKSSQDELNDFIIQLDEEVEGMQSTILVLQQQLRETRQQLTLRESSVPGSAPMDHHPESEAGFSKDCEAGLVKANGPGNTSPFDRTETAPGPSPFTEAETGINTEQDQESLPSPSPSTTGTDSKLCSHFRTITNQLSEGYETVDSPTGSDTSVTQHFIETNSNQDPQEDRIVARTSSSKGGRTVGSCSTQNGLNVTG, from the exons ATGACTGAGGAACCTTTACCTAAAAAG GTTCGTCTCAGTGAAGGTGATCTGAAGACTTTGACCAGAGAGGAGCTCTGTGAAAG GTGGAAGCAGGAGGATGCTTATGTGCAGATACTTGAGACAAAATACTCTGAATTGAATT CAAATGATGTGATGGGCCTGAGGGAGTCTGAGGagaaactgaagcagcagcaacAAGAGGCTGCCAGGAGAGAGAACATCCTTGTTATGAGGTTGGCCACAAAGGAGCAGGAGATGCAAGAATGCACA ACCCAGATCCAGTACCTGAAGCAAGCCCAGCAACCCAATGTGGCCCAGCTGAGATCTACCATGGTGGACCCTGCGGTCTACTTGTTTTTCCTTAAGATGAAGAGCGAACTGGAAGAGAACAAAGACAAATTGGAGCAAGCCCAAAATGAACTAAGTGCCTGGAAATTTACACCTGATAG CCAGACCGGAAAGAAGTTGATGGCTAAGTGCAGGATGTTGATCCAGGAGAACCAGGAGCTGGGCAGACAGATCTCTCAGGGTCGTATTGCCCAGCTGGAGGCAGAGCTGGCCCTGCAGAAGAAGTACAGCGAGGAGCTCAAGAGCAGCCAGGATG AGTTGAACGACTTCATCATCCAGCTGGATGAAGAGGTGGAGGGCATGCAGAGCACCATCCTGGTCCTCCAGCAGCAGCTTCGGGAGACCCGCCAGCAGCTAACCCTGAGAGAGAGCTCTGTTCCTGGGTCGGCCCCCATGGACCACCACCCAGAGTCAGAGGCTGGCTTTAGCAAAGACTGCGAGGCAGGATTGGTCAAGGCCAACGGACCAGGCAACACCAGCCCCTTTGATAGGACAGAAACAGCTCCCGGCCCCTCCCCTttcacagaggcagagacaggcatCAATACGGAGCAGGATCAGGAGTCCCTAccgtctccatctccctccaccacaGGCACAGACTCCAAGCTCTGTAGCCACTTTAGGACCATAACGAACCAGCTTAGCGAGGGCTATGAGACTGTAGACTCCCCCACAGGTAGTGATACCTCCGTCACACAACACTTTATAGAGACAAACTCAAACCAGGACCCTCAGGAGGACAGGATAGTGGCACGGACTAGTTCTAGCAAAGGCGGCAGGACTGTGGGCTCGTGCTCTACCCAGAATGGGTTGAATGTTACAGGGTAG